A region of Pyxidicoccus parkwaysis DNA encodes the following proteins:
- a CDS encoding LysR family transcriptional regulator gives MPNRSKPARSRVSRKPLPSPAAPATADRLELMQTFLRIVDAGSLSSAAAQLGTTQPTVSRRLQTLERSLGLRLLQRSTHAMKLTEDGARCYERAKELVANWQMFEADLRGASDEPEGTLRVVVPHAFGQQLLVEPLTEYLNRHARVSVEWVLHDRAVDFIADGIDCAIRVGEVQDPSVVAIRVAEVPRIVVAAPSVLAGVPVPAHPDELARLPWLSLRTFYRSELSLTQVDTGEVQSIAFHPRLSTDSLYAIRSAAVNGLGVCVASAWLLHEDIVRGRLVHLVPNWSAAPLPMYLLYPYARFQPARLRRFVELMRERIPTAMAVATHEG, from the coding sequence GTGCCCAACCGCTCGAAGCCGGCCCGGTCGCGTGTCTCCCGGAAGCCGCTCCCCTCCCCCGCCGCGCCAGCCACCGCCGACCGGCTCGAGCTGATGCAGACCTTCCTCCGCATCGTCGACGCCGGGAGCCTGTCGTCCGCCGCCGCGCAGCTGGGCACCACCCAGCCGACGGTGAGCCGCCGGCTCCAGACCCTGGAGCGCTCACTGGGACTTCGGCTGCTTCAGCGCTCCACCCATGCGATGAAGCTCACCGAGGACGGCGCGCGCTGCTACGAGCGCGCGAAGGAGCTGGTGGCCAACTGGCAGATGTTCGAGGCCGACCTGCGTGGCGCGAGCGACGAACCGGAGGGCACGCTGCGTGTCGTGGTGCCGCACGCATTCGGGCAGCAGTTGCTGGTGGAGCCGCTGACGGAGTACCTGAATCGCCACGCACGGGTCTCGGTCGAATGGGTGCTGCACGACCGGGCGGTGGACTTCATCGCGGACGGTATCGACTGCGCGATTCGCGTCGGCGAGGTGCAGGACCCGAGCGTGGTGGCCATCCGCGTGGCCGAGGTGCCGCGCATCGTCGTGGCCGCGCCGTCGGTGCTGGCCGGCGTACCCGTGCCGGCCCATCCCGACGAGCTCGCGCGACTGCCGTGGCTGTCGCTGCGCACGTTCTATCGCAGCGAGCTCTCACTGACCCAGGTGGACACCGGCGAGGTCCAGTCCATCGCCTTCCATCCACGCCTGAGCACGGACAGCCTCTATGCCATCCGCAGCGCCGCGGTGAATGGCCTCGGCGTCTGCGTGGCCTCGGCCTGGTTGCTTCATGAGGACATCGTGCGTGGCCGGCTCGTGCACCTGGTTCCGAACTGGAGCGCCGCGCCGCTGCCGATGTACCTGCTCTACCCCTATGCGCGGTTCCAACCGGCGCGGCTGCGCAGGTTCGTGGAGCTGATGCGGGAGAGGATTCCGACAGCCATGGCCGTGGCCACGCACGAGGGATGA
- a CDS encoding sigma 54-interacting transcriptional regulator, whose translation MVVLAPSDVHAAATLIASARQDGTERVLAVVLTQAQVPAETSWVLLSEGATDVVAWSGGPVDVIVARLERWRAVEALLRQPVVQDTAVGHSPAWTALLRQVVEVAAFTDASMLLLGESGTGKELLARLVHALDTRMSKRELVVVDCTTLSSELAGSELFGHERGAFTGAASQREGAFSLANDGTLFLDEVGELPASLQPQFLRAVQERTFKPVGGNAWQRTRFRLVCATHRDLREQVRTGGFRNDLYHRLASWTFRLPPLRERAQDILPLARHFVRELRPEAPPPFDPAVEDFLLRRDYPGNIRELRQLVTRIVHRHIGAGPITLGAIAEQDRPMERRMTDWRDHRLESAIQHALVLGVGLKEIGRGATDVAVRLVVEQERGNLQRAARKLGVTDRALQLRRGAARDKADGLDEPM comes from the coding sequence GTGGTCGTGCTGGCGCCGTCAGACGTTCACGCCGCCGCGACGTTGATCGCCTCCGCACGGCAGGATGGCACCGAGCGCGTGCTGGCCGTGGTGCTCACCCAGGCGCAGGTCCCCGCGGAGACCAGCTGGGTGCTGCTCTCCGAAGGCGCGACGGACGTCGTGGCGTGGAGTGGCGGGCCCGTGGACGTCATCGTCGCGCGTCTCGAGCGATGGCGCGCGGTCGAAGCACTGCTGCGGCAACCGGTGGTTCAGGACACGGCGGTAGGCCACAGTCCGGCCTGGACCGCGTTGTTGCGCCAGGTGGTGGAGGTGGCCGCCTTCACCGATGCCTCGATGCTGCTGCTCGGGGAGAGTGGAACCGGCAAGGAGCTCCTGGCGCGGCTGGTCCATGCCCTGGACACGCGGATGTCGAAGCGTGAGCTCGTGGTCGTGGATTGCACCACGCTCTCTTCCGAGCTCGCCGGCAGCGAGCTGTTTGGCCACGAGCGTGGCGCGTTCACCGGCGCGGCCAGCCAGCGCGAGGGTGCCTTCTCCCTGGCGAACGACGGCACGCTCTTCCTCGACGAGGTGGGCGAGCTGCCGGCGTCCCTGCAGCCGCAGTTCCTCCGCGCGGTGCAGGAGCGCACGTTCAAGCCCGTGGGCGGCAACGCCTGGCAACGCACCCGCTTCCGGCTGGTCTGCGCCACGCACCGGGATCTCCGCGAGCAGGTGCGGACGGGTGGCTTCCGGAACGACCTCTACCACCGGCTCGCAAGCTGGACGTTCCGCCTGCCGCCCCTGCGCGAGCGCGCGCAGGACATCCTCCCGCTGGCGCGGCACTTCGTCCGCGAGCTGCGCCCCGAGGCGCCCCCGCCGTTCGATCCCGCGGTGGAGGACTTCCTGCTCCGCCGCGACTATCCCGGCAACATCCGCGAGCTGCGGCAGCTGGTCACGCGCATCGTCCATCGACACATCGGCGCCGGACCCATCACCCTTGGCGCGATTGCGGAGCAGGACCGCCCCATGGAGCGGCGCATGACGGACTGGCGAGACCATCGCCTCGAGAGCGCCATCCAGCATGCGCTGGTGCTGGGGGTGGGCTTGAAGGAGATCGGCCGGGGGGCCACCGACGTCGCCGTGCGCCTGGTGGTCGAGCAGGAGCGTGGCAACCTGCAGCGCGCGGCCCGGAAGCTGGGCGTCACCGACCGCGCACTGCAGTTGCGCCGCGGCGCCGCCCGCGACAAGGCGGACGGCCTCGACGAGCCGATGTGA
- a CDS encoding YciI family protein: MRFMVMHKMTDEMEKGLPPEPAIIEGVGKLIEEGSKEKVFVSGEGLKPSSQRVHIVYKSGKRTMTNGPFTDARELPAGFALMRVRSKEEAISWCDKLAAVLGDVELFLGAVNEAWDLGMMPKPENAPLRFLAMHKADERAENEAPPDPHTKAKLDALIDEMTKAGVLQATGGLASTKKGARIRFKGGKSTVMDGPFTESKELIAGYAILDLPSKAAAIDWAVRFGEVVKVNEIEVRQMSEG, encoded by the coding sequence ATGCGATTCATGGTCATGCACAAGATGACGGACGAGATGGAGAAGGGGCTCCCGCCGGAGCCGGCGATCATCGAGGGCGTCGGCAAGCTCATCGAAGAGGGCTCGAAGGAGAAGGTCTTCGTCTCGGGCGAAGGGCTCAAGCCTTCGTCACAGCGGGTGCACATCGTCTACAAGAGCGGCAAACGGACGATGACGAACGGCCCCTTCACCGATGCCCGGGAGCTTCCTGCCGGCTTCGCGCTCATGCGCGTGCGCTCGAAGGAGGAGGCAATCTCGTGGTGCGACAAGCTCGCCGCCGTGCTGGGCGACGTGGAGCTCTTCCTGGGCGCGGTCAACGAGGCGTGGGACCTCGGCATGATGCCGAAGCCGGAGAATGCGCCGCTCCGCTTCCTGGCGATGCACAAGGCGGACGAGCGCGCGGAGAATGAAGCGCCGCCAGATCCGCATACGAAGGCGAAGCTGGATGCGCTCATCGACGAGATGACGAAGGCGGGCGTCCTCCAGGCAACCGGCGGCCTCGCGAGCACGAAGAAAGGCGCGCGTATCCGCTTCAAAGGCGGCAAGTCCACGGTGATGGACGGGCCGTTCACGGAGTCGAAGGAGCTCATCGCCGGCTACGCGATTCTCGACCTGCCGTCGAAGGCGGCCGCAATTGATTGGGCGGTTCGTTTCGGCGAGGTCGTGAAGGTGAACGAAATCGAGGTGCGGCAGATGTCGGAGGGATGA
- a CDS encoding NUDIX domain-containing protein has translation MPPPVKDRFCSFCGTAYAEPLAYPRTCPNATCKVTVWANPIPVSVVLVPVRSEQGTGLLVVRRGIEPRKGMLALVGGFLEEHETWQVGGAREVAEEVGVTVDATKLTPLWFTSTEPRPNRVLLFSVAPTLERASLAAFTPSTESQERGVIHGPQGLEDVFAFPLHIQAARKWFESQGLTGPHRFTPV, from the coding sequence ATGCCTCCTCCCGTGAAGGATCGCTTCTGCTCGTTCTGCGGTACCGCCTACGCCGAGCCTCTTGCCTATCCGCGCACCTGCCCCAACGCCACATGCAAGGTGACGGTGTGGGCCAACCCCATTCCCGTCTCCGTGGTGCTCGTACCGGTGCGCTCGGAGCAGGGCACGGGGCTCCTGGTGGTGCGGCGGGGCATCGAGCCTCGCAAGGGCATGCTGGCCCTGGTGGGCGGCTTCCTGGAGGAGCACGAGACGTGGCAGGTGGGCGGCGCGCGCGAGGTGGCCGAGGAGGTCGGCGTGACGGTGGACGCGACGAAGCTCACGCCGCTGTGGTTCACCAGCACCGAACCCCGGCCCAACCGGGTGCTGCTCTTCTCGGTGGCGCCGACGCTCGAGCGCGCCTCGCTCGCGGCCTTCACGCCGAGCACCGAGTCGCAGGAGCGTGGCGTCATCCATGGGCCGCAGGGACTGGAGGACGTCTTCGCCTTTCCCCTGCACATCCAGGCGGCCCGGAAGTGGTTCGAGTCCCAGGGCCTCACGGGTCCCCACCGCTTCACCCCGGTCTAG
- a CDS encoding RNA polymerase sigma factor: MTSPTHTEALLLSAHAGDVDSLARLLEVYRPDIRRYAQQRCFISDVDDAVQEALLVLARHLRSVRKLTSFSSWLFKVVQRECRRLGRSVLRQDPYEEAAVDAWMATHTPESLKLDMASALESLPPHYLQVLLLRDFEELSIREIGERLGLDSPAVKSRLHRARVMVREYLLA, from the coding sequence ATGACTTCACCCACCCACACGGAGGCATTGCTCCTCTCGGCCCATGCCGGAGATGTTGATTCGCTGGCCCGCCTCCTGGAGGTGTACCGGCCCGACATCCGGCGCTACGCCCAGCAGCGCTGCTTCATCAGCGATGTCGACGATGCGGTGCAGGAGGCCCTGCTCGTGCTCGCGCGGCACCTGCGCTCGGTCCGGAAGCTGACTTCCTTCTCGAGCTGGCTGTTCAAGGTCGTCCAGCGCGAGTGCCGGCGCCTGGGCCGCAGCGTCCTCCGCCAGGACCCCTACGAGGAGGCGGCCGTCGACGCGTGGATGGCCACCCATACGCCCGAGTCCCTGAAGCTCGACATGGCGTCCGCCCTGGAGTCGCTGCCGCCTCATTACCTCCAGGTGCTGCTGCTGCGTGACTTCGAAGAGCTGTCCATCCGCGAGATTGGTGAGCGGCTCGGGCTGGACTCGCCCGCCGTGAAGAGCCGCCTGCACCGCGCCCGCGTGATGGTTCGCGAATACCTGCTGGCCTGA
- a CDS encoding MFS transporter — protein MSFIRAVHGTAGNGTLPAAVASPSQPVTSSHGGSAPLSSGLRLLLATGAGLSVASIYYSQPMLGVMGAGIGASDTAVGLVPTLTQLGYALGILLLTPLGDRFDRRRIILIKAALLSGVLLLSSIAPGIALLLVASFAVGLTATMAQDIVPAAATLAPERERGKVVGTVMTGLLLGILLSRVVSGVVAEHFGWRAMYMIAAASVALVGVAAWRGLPRFRPTNTLSYGALLGSLVSLWRKHGALRRAALAQGLLSVGFSAFWSTLAVMLHGAPFHLGSAAAGAFGLAGAAGALGAPIAGRIADRFGPEVVTRLGAGMTAVSFATMLASPWLEPNARLWLIGAGAIGFDLGAQVMLVAHQTIVFGIDPAARSRLNAVLFVCMFIGMSIGAASGSLVLARWGWVAVTLLATASALAALLVRLFPGARKAR, from the coding sequence ATGTCCTTCATTCGCGCCGTACATGGAACCGCCGGCAACGGCACCCTGCCCGCGGCGGTCGCCAGCCCGTCTCAGCCCGTCACCTCCAGCCACGGTGGGAGCGCGCCCTTGTCGAGCGGCCTGCGCCTGCTGCTGGCCACGGGCGCCGGCCTGTCGGTGGCTTCGATTTATTACAGCCAGCCGATGCTGGGAGTGATGGGCGCGGGCATCGGGGCTTCGGACACCGCCGTGGGGCTCGTGCCCACGCTGACCCAGCTGGGCTACGCGCTGGGCATCCTGCTGCTGACGCCGCTCGGCGACCGCTTCGACCGGCGCCGCATCATCCTCATCAAGGCCGCCCTGCTGAGCGGGGTACTGCTGCTGAGCAGCATCGCCCCGGGCATCGCCTTGCTGCTGGTGGCGAGCTTCGCCGTCGGCCTGACGGCGACCATGGCGCAGGACATCGTGCCGGCCGCGGCGACGCTGGCCCCCGAGCGCGAGCGCGGCAAGGTGGTGGGCACGGTGATGACCGGCCTGCTGCTCGGCATCCTGCTGTCCCGTGTCGTCAGCGGTGTGGTCGCCGAGCACTTCGGCTGGCGCGCCATGTACATGATTGCCGCCGCCAGCGTGGCCCTGGTTGGCGTGGCGGCCTGGCGTGGCCTGCCTCGCTTCCGCCCGACGAACACGCTCTCGTACGGCGCGCTGCTCGGCTCGCTGGTCAGCCTGTGGCGCAAGCACGGTGCCCTTCGCCGGGCCGCGCTGGCGCAGGGCCTGCTCTCGGTGGGGTTCAGCGCGTTCTGGTCCACCCTCGCGGTGATGCTGCATGGCGCTCCGTTCCACCTGGGCAGCGCGGCCGCTGGTGCCTTCGGCCTGGCCGGCGCGGCCGGAGCGCTGGGCGCGCCAATCGCGGGCCGCATCGCGGATCGCTTCGGTCCTGAGGTCGTCACGCGTCTGGGCGCCGGAATGACCGCCGTCTCGTTCGCCACGATGCTCGCGTCGCCGTGGCTCGAGCCGAACGCGCGGCTGTGGCTGATTGGCGCGGGCGCGATTGGCTTCGACCTCGGCGCGCAGGTCATGCTCGTGGCGCATCAGACGATTGTCTTCGGCATCGACCCCGCCGCACGCAGCCGGCTCAACGCGGTGCTGTTCGTCTGCATGTTCATCGGCATGTCCATCGGCGCGGCGAGCGGCAGCCTCGTGCTGGCCCGGTGGGGATGGGTGGCGGTGACGCTGCTGGCCACCGCCTCGGCGCTGGCGGCCTTGCTGGTCCGCCTGTTTCCGGGCGCGCGCAAGGCTCGTTGA
- a CDS encoding FAD-dependent oxidoreductase: MNVVIIGGGVAGVASAIALRQQGFSVQVLERHREKTNIGAGIVVWPNAAFVLDRLGVLAEMEAVSGRPVAMRRRSNTGEDLGSLDITLIDSQMGYPSLSVLRTDFQDILLRRLSSLGVEVDYGAAVERLVTSEAGMASVRLATGEVIEADIIIGADGRMASRARLYVNGDNAPVYQGFINWIGVVESDAPMFDDIAVTDYWGVGERFGIVPVSAHKGYWAGGAASMAIQANAPDRYKAEVEALFASWPEAVRRVIDATPAQRINKIHVHDHDPMARWHRDKVIAIGDASHASLPTSGQGACQALEDGWHLANCLAGHPGDPRRAFEAFTGLRFEKTRGVTMAGRAIAASLFSRDAQACLRRNEASKASDFSALAAGMARGWSQHLPLAPTRNQGL, encoded by the coding sequence ATGAATGTCGTCATCATCGGAGGAGGCGTTGCCGGCGTCGCCAGTGCGATTGCACTCCGGCAGCAGGGGTTTTCAGTACAGGTGCTGGAGAGGCATCGCGAAAAGACCAACATCGGTGCCGGCATCGTCGTGTGGCCGAATGCCGCCTTCGTGCTCGACCGGCTTGGCGTTCTGGCGGAGATGGAGGCGGTCAGCGGACGCCCGGTCGCCATGCGCCGCCGCTCGAACACCGGCGAGGACCTGGGCTCGCTCGACATCACGCTGATTGACAGCCAGATGGGCTATCCGAGCCTGTCGGTGCTGCGCACCGACTTCCAGGACATCTTGCTGCGCCGCCTGTCGTCCCTTGGCGTCGAGGTCGACTACGGCGCTGCGGTCGAGCGTCTCGTCACCTCGGAAGCAGGCATGGCGAGCGTGCGGCTGGCGACAGGGGAGGTCATCGAGGCCGACATCATCATCGGCGCCGACGGGCGCATGGCCTCGCGTGCGCGCCTCTACGTCAACGGCGACAATGCGCCCGTGTATCAAGGCTTCATCAACTGGATTGGCGTGGTTGAGTCCGACGCGCCGATGTTCGACGACATTGCCGTCACCGACTACTGGGGCGTGGGTGAGCGTTTCGGCATCGTTCCGGTCAGCGCGCACAAGGGGTATTGGGCTGGCGGCGCGGCCAGTATGGCGATTCAGGCCAACGCACCAGACCGATACAAGGCGGAAGTGGAGGCGCTGTTTGCATCCTGGCCGGAAGCGGTCCGGCGCGTCATCGATGCGACGCCAGCGCAGCGCATCAACAAGATTCACGTGCACGACCACGACCCGATGGCGCGCTGGCACCGGGACAAAGTGATTGCCATCGGCGATGCCTCACATGCGTCGCTGCCGACCTCGGGGCAGGGTGCCTGCCAGGCACTGGAGGATGGCTGGCACCTGGCGAACTGCCTGGCCGGCCATCCCGGCGACCCGCGGCGCGCGTTCGAAGCCTTCACCGGACTGCGCTTCGAAAAGACCCGTGGCGTCACCATGGCCGGACGCGCCATCGCCGCGAGCCTGTTCAGCAGAGACGCGCAGGCCTGTCTGCGCCGTAACGAAGCGAGCAAGGCCAGCGACTTTTCGGCCCTGGCGGCGGGCATGGCGCGCGGCTGGAGTCAGCACCTGCCGCTCGCGCCGACGCGCAATCAAGGCCTGTAG
- a CDS encoding lipase family alpha/beta hydrolase, which produces MSLELLGAVLLALLVLGGLGLLAFRYLRARRVRRAARGLRYPVVLAHGLMGFDEVTVGDRRHEYFKGVPARLRQLGSDVYVVRVPPTGSVSQRAEALAQAVRSLDAKRVNIIAHSMGGLDARYAISQLGLASRVASLTTIGTPHHGTPLADVGTRLLGDALGLKRLCTALTVETDAFYDLTTAKMAEFNRLVPDARGVLYASYVGAFQQRTRALNPVLLPTYLYLSHRVGPNDGVVPADSQKWGEVFGVVEADHWAQIGWSSRFDAESFYASLFQALRERGL; this is translated from the coding sequence ATGTCGCTCGAGCTTCTGGGAGCCGTGCTGCTCGCCCTGCTGGTGCTGGGGGGCCTGGGGCTGCTCGCGTTCCGATACCTGCGCGCGCGCCGGGTCCGCCGTGCCGCGCGGGGCCTGCGCTATCCGGTGGTGCTCGCGCACGGGCTGATGGGCTTCGATGAGGTGACAGTAGGCGACCGCCGTCATGAGTACTTCAAGGGGGTGCCCGCGCGGCTGCGCCAGCTCGGCTCCGATGTGTACGTGGTGCGGGTGCCTCCGACGGGCTCGGTGAGCCAGCGCGCGGAGGCGCTGGCCCAGGCCGTGCGCAGCCTGGATGCGAAGCGGGTGAACATCATCGCCCACAGCATGGGAGGGCTGGATGCTCGGTACGCCATCTCCCAGCTCGGGCTGGCCTCGCGCGTGGCGTCGCTCACCACGATTGGCACTCCGCACCACGGCACGCCGCTGGCGGACGTGGGCACGCGGCTGCTTGGAGATGCGCTGGGTCTCAAGCGGCTGTGCACGGCGCTGACGGTGGAGACCGACGCCTTCTATGACTTGACGACGGCGAAGATGGCCGAGTTCAACCGGCTCGTCCCGGATGCGCGGGGCGTGCTGTATGCCAGCTACGTGGGCGCCTTCCAGCAGCGCACCCGAGCGCTCAACCCCGTCCTGCTGCCCACGTATCTGTACCTGTCCCACCGCGTGGGCCCCAACGACGGCGTGGTGCCCGCGGACTCGCAGAAGTGGGGCGAGGTGTTCGGCGTCGTCGAGGCGGACCACTGGGCCCAGATTGGCTGGTCCTCCCGCTTCGACGCCGAGTCCTTCTACGCCTCGCTCTTCCAGGCCCTGCGCGAGCGCGGGCTCTGA
- a CDS encoding DinB family protein, with amino-acid sequence MDASPLAESPAPPPHPFVQKLRMHREFFHRTLECFRDEDANCRVTPEAMTAAGQVLHAAAAIEFFLSGLFGVFEGWSLMSQRPPGFVDMSWTEGANTSPEARNTSPDVQEAGRSLKKALELFDRSMDSASAMFGARTMEELTQVPLPPTPFFPPWFTAAHVFEIMIDHTAHHRGALTQYARFLGREPKIPYFDMAEALHEAMLMAGRESGAEAPAAASR; translated from the coding sequence ATGGATGCCTCTCCTCTCGCCGAGAGTCCGGCCCCGCCACCGCACCCGTTCGTCCAGAAGCTCCGGATGCATCGGGAGTTCTTTCACCGCACCCTGGAATGTTTCAGGGATGAGGACGCCAACTGCCGGGTGACTCCCGAGGCGATGACGGCCGCGGGCCAGGTGCTGCACGCGGCGGCGGCCATCGAGTTCTTCCTCTCGGGCTTGTTCGGTGTGTTCGAGGGCTGGTCCCTGATGTCGCAACGCCCGCCGGGCTTCGTCGACATGTCATGGACAGAGGGCGCCAACACCAGTCCCGAGGCGCGCAACACTTCTCCCGATGTGCAGGAGGCCGGCCGCTCGCTCAAGAAGGCGCTGGAGCTGTTCGACCGGTCGATGGACTCCGCCAGCGCGATGTTCGGCGCCAGGACGATGGAAGAGCTCACGCAGGTGCCCCTGCCGCCCACTCCCTTCTTTCCGCCGTGGTTCACGGCAGCGCATGTCTTTGAAATCATGATTGACCACACGGCACATCACCGGGGCGCGTTGACACAATACGCGCGCTTCCTGGGGCGGGAGCCGAAGATTCCCTACTTCGACATGGCCGAGGCGCTCCACGAGGCCATGCTCATGGCCGGCCGGGAGTCAGGAGCTGAAGCCCCGGCGGCGGCCAGCAGGTAG
- a CDS encoding Gfo/Idh/MocA family protein produces the protein MKPLPRLGLVGLGDAGRHHARALDALQAEGLCQWTALCARDAARMAAFAASVAAPAGIGAFDSLEALLASRACDALILATPDGLHAEQVRACAAAGVHVLCEKPLALDGVSAQAAWDACRAAGVHLGVGYHLRHHAGHRLMRAELAERVGTVRHVDLRWTWPDPASQGWRAQGHGARWWSLAALGTHALDLAGWLVDRPLTVASASLWPEDGVDRAAEVLLRGDGGLLVHVFVSVELRTVSRISIVGTAGELEALGTLGARGAGTLTWRAPREEPRAVPFTTVDPYREQLRAFLTALRDGSEPSASGEDGLRNVRWLEQLGPAAHAGASKG, from the coding sequence GTGAAGCCGCTGCCTCGACTGGGACTCGTGGGCCTTGGAGACGCGGGCCGGCACCATGCGCGGGCCCTGGACGCGCTTCAGGCCGAGGGCCTTTGCCAGTGGACGGCGCTGTGCGCGAGGGACGCCGCCCGAATGGCCGCCTTCGCTGCCTCCGTCGCGGCTCCGGCGGGAATCGGCGCGTTCGACAGCCTCGAGGCGCTCCTTGCCTCCCGTGCCTGTGACGCGCTGATTCTCGCCACACCGGATGGGTTGCACGCGGAGCAGGTGCGGGCCTGTGCCGCGGCGGGCGTGCACGTGCTGTGTGAGAAGCCCCTGGCCCTGGACGGGGTGTCCGCGCAGGCAGCCTGGGACGCGTGTCGCGCGGCGGGCGTGCACCTGGGCGTGGGCTACCACCTGCGTCACCATGCCGGGCACCGGCTGATGCGCGCGGAGCTGGCCGAGCGCGTGGGCACCGTCCGGCATGTCGACCTCCGCTGGACGTGGCCGGACCCGGCGAGCCAGGGCTGGCGCGCACAGGGACACGGCGCCCGGTGGTGGAGCCTGGCCGCGCTGGGAACCCATGCGCTGGACCTCGCCGGGTGGCTGGTGGACCGGCCGCTCACCGTTGCCTCCGCCAGCCTGTGGCCCGAGGACGGTGTCGACCGGGCCGCGGAGGTCCTCCTGCGCGGAGACGGAGGACTGCTCGTGCACGTGTTCGTGTCGGTGGAGCTGCGCACCGTGTCCCGCATCTCAATCGTGGGCACCGCCGGTGAGCTGGAGGCGCTCGGCACCCTGGGCGCGCGTGGCGCTGGCACCCTGACGTGGCGCGCTCCCCGGGAGGAGCCGCGGGCCGTGCCCTTTACCACCGTGGACCCCTACCGCGAGCAGCTGCGTGCCTTCCTCACCGCGCTCCGGGACGGCAGCGAGCCCTCGGCCAGCGGAGAGGATGGGCTGCGCAACGTGCGGTGGCTCGAGCAGCTCGGACCGGCCGCGCATGCGGGAGCGTCCAAGGGGTAG
- a CDS encoding alpha/beta hydrolase family protein, giving the protein MKSLAVTAALLACAFSSRAACATTCPELPTGATMQKVEYFSGPPTQPGDHKCTKDGKRCSLSGWLYVPQGLSKTPNKNHAVIFLHGHHRERSEPCAIAYSFLAAGWVVFAPLRSGHTGPGINNTGKYIDDWAEEQGGPKDERRVEYLRKYQIHDVEHAIDFLARFKFDGNKQVDHIAVMGHSFGGALAVFSSAESFKRNPEVTADIQGAELSWGDDGGAWKEPLLDAVKHRKMPIFFLQPSNGQTLKPTMVLSEMAALSGNHQYQAAIFPPVVAAPDDVHGDFVTKTDPVFRWAPVVRDFFERYMH; this is encoded by the coding sequence ATGAAATCGCTTGCAGTCACCGCGGCGCTCCTGGCGTGCGCGTTCAGCAGCCGGGCCGCCTGTGCCACCACCTGCCCGGAGTTGCCCACCGGTGCCACCATGCAAAAGGTCGAATACTTCTCGGGTCCGCCCACGCAGCCCGGCGACCACAAATGTACAAAGGATGGCAAGCGGTGCAGCTTGAGCGGCTGGCTCTACGTGCCGCAAGGCCTCAGCAAAACCCCCAACAAGAACCACGCCGTCATCTTCCTCCACGGCCATCACCGGGAGCGCAGTGAGCCGTGCGCCATTGCATACAGCTTCCTGGCCGCGGGCTGGGTCGTGTTTGCGCCGCTGCGCAGTGGCCACACCGGGCCCGGCATCAACAACACGGGCAAGTACATCGACGACTGGGCCGAGGAACAGGGTGGCCCGAAGGACGAACGGCGGGTCGAGTACCTGCGCAAATATCAGATCCACGACGTGGAGCACGCGATCGATTTTCTCGCTCGCTTCAAGTTCGATGGCAACAAGCAGGTGGACCACATCGCGGTCATGGGTCACTCCTTCGGCGGTGCGCTCGCGGTGTTCTCGTCAGCCGAGTCGTTCAAGCGCAACCCCGAAGTGACCGCCGACATCCAGGGTGCTGAGCTGTCGTGGGGCGACGACGGCGGCGCATGGAAAGAGCCGCTCCTCGACGCGGTGAAGCACCGCAAGATGCCGATCTTCTTCCTGCAACCCAGCAACGGGCAGACGCTGAAACCGACGATGGTGCTTTCCGAAATGGCTGCGCTGAGTGGCAACCATCAGTACCAGGCGGCGATATTCCCGCCGGTCGTCGCCGCGCCGGATGATGTGCACGGCGATTTCGTGACCAAGACCGACCCGGTGTTCCGCTGGGCACCCGTGGTGAGGGACTTCTTCGAGCGCTACATGCACTGA